From the Saccharomonospora marina XMU15 genome, the window GAGAGCCGCTCGGCACTGCGTGCCCGTGGTGTCCGGGTGGGTGCGTTCCTGAGCCGGGAGAGCGACCCGGCCGTGCGGGTGGAACCGCCGGTACCGCTCGGTCACCCCGACGTCGTCGGTCGAGTGGTGCAGACGCTGCTGTCCTTCCAGGGCGACCGCGCCCACCCCGAGCCGGTGGAGCCGGAGCGCGGCGAGGTGGTCGAGGCCTGGCACGCCGTGCAGCAACAGTTCGGCCCCGCACTGCAGCGGGCCCGTAAGTCCGGAGGAAGCGGCACCTGATTCCGGCTGCAAGGCCCGTGTATTGCGGACGAAAACCGGCCGGAATTCTCCATACGGTTGCCGTCGGGGCTCATCGAGAAGCATCCCAGCGAACCGACGACGAGGAGAACGATCATGACGGTTGCCCTTACCGGCGAGCGGGCCGACCTGCTGGAGTCGCTGGCCACGCAGCACTACTTCCTGCGCCAGACGGTGCGCGGACTGACCGACGAGCAGGCGCGGCTGCGGACCACCGCCAGCGAGCTGTGCCTCGGCGGTCTGATCAAGCACGTGACCAGGATGGAACAGCGGTGGATGGATTTCGTGCTCGGTAACCGGGACGCCGTGTCGGGCTCTTCGGACGGCTCCGACTCTTCGGACGGTTGGCAGGATCAGTTCCGGATGCTGCCGGGGGAGAGCCTGCAGGACCTGCTCGCCGACCTCGACGAGGCGCAGCGGCGCACCGCCGAGATCGTGACCGAACTGCCGGACCTGGATGTCGCGGGGCCGCTGCCCGAGGCGCCGTGGTTCGAGCCCGGTGCCCGCTGGTCGGCGCGCCGGGTGCTGCTGCACCTCATCGGCGAGATCGCCCAGCATGCCGGGCACGCCGACATCCTGCGCGAATCCCTGGACGGCGCCAAGACGATGGGCTGACGCCCTCACCGCCCCCGCTCACTGAGGTCGGAAACACACCCCGAGCACGGCAGACAGGCTGGTGGGCAGGGGCTGAGCTCGTAGGCTTGTGGAGCGGTGCCCTCGCACGCGGGCGAAGGCGCGTGTTGTGGTGTCCCGGGATTGTCGCCACCAGGTGACGTGCCCTGGCGGTTTCCGCCTCGGTCGCCGAGGACCCACGGCCTGCCCGTCGCTGAGAGCTGGCGGGCAGGCGGACGGCGGGCGGCGCAGCCCGGAAAGGGGTCGACACGGTGAGCGAGGTCGGAACACGGCTGCCCACACCCGACAGCGAGGAGCCCGACAAGGAGTCCGAAATCGCCTCCGTTCAGCGACGGACGGTGGCGGTGTTGTCCGTGGCGCAGGTGCTCGGCGGCCTCGGGGTCGGCATCGGCGTCGCCGTCGGCGGCCTGATCGCCGCCGACGTCGCGGGCACCGAGGGCGTGGCGGGGCTGGCGCAGACCTTCGGTGTGCTCGGCGCCGCGGTCGCAGCCGTCCCGCTCGCCGCGCTCACCCGGTTGCGGGGCAGGCGCGCCGGGCTGGTCAGCGGCATGCTGCTGGGTGCGCTCGGCGCCGCGGTGGTGGTCGCGGCCTCCTCGATCGGTTCGCTGCCGCTGCTGCTGGCCGGCCTGCTGCTGTTCGGTTCGGCCACGGCGGCGGGGCTGCAGGCCCGATACGGCGCCACCGACCTGGCGCGGCCGGGACACACGGCGCGCGCGCTTTCCATCGTGGTGTGGGCGACGACGGTCGGCTCGGTACTGGGACCCAACCTCGCCGACCCGGCGGGCAAGGTCGGCGCCTCGCTGGGACTGCCGCCGCTGACCGGCCCGTTCCTGGTCACCCTCGTGGCATTCACCTGCGCTGCCGCCGTGTTGTTCCTGCTGCTGCGGCCGGACCCGTTGCGGCTGGCGGGACTGCGACAGGCCGACACCACCACCGGCACGCGAAAGGCGGGCGCGGGCTTCAAGGCCTCGCTGCGAGCGATCGCAGGCAGACCCAAGGCACTGGTGGGGCTGCTGGCCATCGCGTCCTCCCATGTCGCGATGGTGTCGGTGATGGTGATGACCCCGGTCCACATGCATCACGTCGACGTGTCGCTGAGCGTCATCGGGATGGTCATCAGCGTGCACATCCTCGGCATGTACGGCCTTTCGCCGCTCACCGGGTACCTGGCCGATCGGTTCGGCAGGGTGCCCGTGATCGTCGCGGGCGCCGTGGTGATGGCCACCGCGGCGGTCGTGAGCGGCGTGGCACGGGCCGACGACGCCGTGCTGCTCGGCATCGGCCTGTTCCTGCTCGGCCTCGGCTGGTCGTTCGGGCTGGTAGCGGGTTCGGCGTTGCTCTCGGAGTCCGTGCCCGCCGAAACCCGAACCGGTGCCCAGGGCGCCTCCGACCTGGTCATGAACGGCGCCGCCGCCGTTGGCGGGTCGCTCGCGGGCGTCGTGGTCGCCGTGGCGTCCTACGGCTGGCTGACCGCGGCCGCCGCCACGCTGATGATCGTCATGGCGGTGTACTCCCCGATGCGTGCGGCTCGTTCCGGGCAGGGTTGACCCGGTCCGACCCGGCTCGATCGTTGCCGACCCGGCCCCGCCCCCGGTGGGCGGTCACGTATCGCCCGGCTGCCTCGTCCTCGCTGCGACAGCACCGTCAGCGACAAGGAGGGCGAGCCATGACTCAGCGGGAAGCGGGGCCGGGAAGGTCGGTGGTGGCGGTGACCACCGTGCTGGGAATGCTGATGGTCACCGCGGGGGTGTGGGCGATGGTCGCGCCCGGCTCCTTCGCCGACCTGGCCGGTTTCGCAGGCCAGGGGCACTTCGTCGCCGACGCGGGCGCGTTCCAGCTCGGGCTCGGTGCCGGGTTGCTGCTCGCGCCCGGCTGGGCGGATTCGCTGGCGACCGTACTGGCGGGCTTCCTTGTCGCCACCACGGCGCACACCGTGAACCACATCGTCGACCTGGACGAGGGCGGCGCGGCATGGCAGGCGTGGCTGCTGGGCGGCGCCTGCGTTGCCGCCGCGGCGGCGCTGTACCTGCGGGTGCGTGAGAGCGGCTACGTGCTCGGCAGGGTGAGCAGCGCCGCGACCGGTGAACTGGCCCGGCTCGCCCGGCAGAAAACCGTCCTGCTCACCACCTACCGCCGCGACGGGACGCCCGGCCGCACGCCGGTGAGCATCGCGGTGGAGGGCGAGCGTGCCTACCTGCGCAGTTTCGAGAAGGCGCTGAAGACCAGGCGGCTCGCGCGCGAGCCCGAGGCCGAGATCGCGCCGAGCGACGGGCTGGGCAGGAACATCACGGGTCCCGCGGTGTCGGGCCGGATGCGCAGGCTCGACGGTGAACGGGCACGGCACGCCGCCAGGATGCTGCGCCGCAAGTACCCGGTGCTGCACGGTTTGCTGGTGCCCGCGGCGCACCGGGCCCTTCGCGGGCGAACCGGCCGTACCGTCCACTTCGAGTTCACCCCGCACTGATCGGTCCGCCTGCTCGCCGGGGCGCGGGCCACGGTGTCGCGGGCCCCGGGGATGCGAGGCCCGAAGTCCCGCGCCGGTGGGGACCAACGACCGCATCGCGCAGCCGCGCGCACTCCTAGCGTGAGACAGGCGAAAAGCGAATCACTGGGAGAAGACATGACTGTTGAAGGCTCCGCCACCGGCGCGGTGGTCGTCGGTGTGGACGGATCGGAATCGGCCACCCACGCCGTGCGGTGGGCCGCGGAACTCGCGGCGCAGCGGCGGCTGCCGCTGCGCATCACCTATGGCTACGGCCTCATCGGCCGCTACTACGGCGGCGATTTCACCATCCCCGCCAACATCATCGAGTCCGTCGGTGACGACGCCAAGCGCATCGTCGCCGAGGCCGCCGAACAGGCCAAGGACGTGGCACCGGAGTTGTCGGTCGACCTGCAGGTGATCGACCAGCCCCCGATCCCGTTGCTGACCGAGCTGTCCAAGGACGCCGCGATGGTGGTGCTGGGCTCGTCGGGCCTCGGCGGCTTCACGGGCATGCTCGCCGGCTCCACCGCGGTCGGCCTCGCCATGCACGCGCGCTCGCCGGTCGTGGTGGTCCGCCCACGCGAAGGTGAGGCCGCACCTCCCACCGAGGGGCCGGTCGTGGTGGGTGTCGACGGCAGCCCGCTGAGCGAGCGGGCGATCGCCTACGCCTTCGAGGAGGCGGCCATGCGTGGTGCGCCGCTGGTGGCGGTGCACGCCTGGCTGGACGTGGAGTACGAGAGCGCGTTCAACAGGGCTCGCGCGTACTTCGAGGGCGGTCCGGTCGAGCAGGACGAGGAGCGACTGCTCGCCGAGCGGCTGGCCGGCTGGCAGGAGAAGTACCCCGATGTGCCCGTCGAGCGGGTCGTGGTCAGGGACAAGCCGAGGCACCAGCTGCTGGACCGCTCGGCCACGGCGCGGCTCGTGGTGGTCGGCAGCAGGGGCCGCGGCGGGTTCGCCGGGCTGCTGCTCGGCTCGACCAGCCAGGCATTGGTGCACCACGCACAATGCCCGGTGATGATCGTGCGGCCCTCCGGCGAAGAGCGCTGACCCATGCGTGCGCTTCGGTTGCTGGAGTGGAAGTCCGATCCGGTGCTCACCGAGGTTCCGGAGCCGCACGCGGGCCGTGGTGAGGTGGTGGTCCGCGTCGGCGGCGCGGGAGTGTGTCACTCCGACCTCCACCTCGCTCACGATTTCGAGCCCGGCCAGTTGCCGTGGGGACCGCCGTTCACGCTCGGCCACGAGAACGCGGGCTGGGTGCACGAGGTGGGGCAGGGGGTCACCGGGCTGTCGGTCGGCCAACCGGTGGCCGTCTACGGGCCCTGGGGCTGCGGTGCCTGCCTGCGCTGCCTGGTCGGCATCGAAACCTACTGTGAGAACCCCGCCGCCGCGCCCGTTCCCGGTGGCGGCGGCGGGCTCGGCCTCGACGGCGGGATGGCGGAGCTGCTGCTGGTACCCGCCGCACGACACGTGCTGCCGCTGCCGGAAGGCTTGGACCCGGTGACCGCGGCGCCGCTGACCGACGCCGGACTCACCCCGTACCACGCGGTGCGCCGCTCATGGCCCAAACTCACGCCGGACGCGACCGCGATGGTGATAGGCATCGGCGGGTTGGGGCACATGGCGGTGCAGATCCTGCGCGCCACGACGGCGGCGCGGATCGTGGCCGTCGACACCCGCGCGGAGTCGCTGACCATGGCGAGGCAGCTCGGCGCGGACCTGGCGCTGGCCCCCGACGAGGACGCCGCGCCTGCGATCCGGGAGTTCACGAAGGGGCGGGGTGTGGACGTCGTCATCGACTGCGTCGGCAACGACGCCACGCTCGCGCTTGGTGCCGCGGTCGGCCGGTCGATGGGCGACCTCACGATCGTGGGGCTCGGTGGCGGCACCCTGCCGGTGTCGTTCTTCTCGCCGCCCTACGAGATGTCGGTGCAGTCGGTGTACTGGGGCAGCAGGCCGGAACTGATCGAGGTGCTCGAACTGGGCGCCAGGGGGCTGCTGAACACACAGCTGACGCGGTTCTCGCTCGACGAGGCACCGGCGGCATACCGCAAGCTGGCGCAGGGGGAGCTGGAGGGGCGCGCCGTGGTGACGCCTTCGCCCGGCTGAGAACCACAGTGGACTGACTACCTCGGCGGGCATCGAAGGGAGGCAGGACATGAAGCCGCATCCCGCGACGCCGCGGTCAGATGCCGTGTTGCTGAGACTGTGGAGGCGGCTGCACCTGGGCAGCAACCCGCTCGCGCGCAGAAGTGATCGGCTGGAGCGCCTCGTGCTCGTGATGGCGCTGGCGGTACCGCTGCTGGCGACGCCGTTCGTGGCGGCGCTGGGCTCGGAAACCTACACCCGCGAGGTGCGGGTGGCCCAGGCGCAGCAGAGTTCACGGGAACAGACCACCGCGGTGTTGTTGGCGAAGCCGCCTTCGGTACGGGCGACCGCACACCCGGCGAGCGCCCAGCAGCCCGTGCCCGTCCGCGCGCGATGGTCGTCGCCCGACGGTGGAAGCAGGACCGGAACCGTGCTGGCGGACCCTGCAAAGGAGAAGGGCAGCCGGGTTTCGGTCTGGATCGACGACTCGGGTGCCGTGGTGCCACCGCCCAAGACGACGACGGCGGCCGGGTGGAACGCCGCGGCGCTGGCGACGACGGTCTGGCTGCTGGTGGCGGTGACGAGTGCGTTGTTCTTCCTGTCGGTGCGCAGGACTCTCGACCGCTCGCGGTACCAGCGGTGGCAGCGCGAGTGGGAGCAGTTGCAGCGCGAGCGACACCAGTCGTGAGCGGTGTTCGGCGAAAGGAGGGGACATG encodes:
- a CDS encoding DinB family protein; the encoded protein is MTVALTGERADLLESLATQHYFLRQTVRGLTDEQARLRTTASELCLGGLIKHVTRMEQRWMDFVLGNRDAVSGSSDGSDSSDGWQDQFRMLPGESLQDLLADLDEAQRRTAEIVTELPDLDVAGPLPEAPWFEPGARWSARRVLLHLIGEIAQHAGHADILRESLDGAKTMG
- a CDS encoding MFS transporter; this encodes MSEVGTRLPTPDSEEPDKESEIASVQRRTVAVLSVAQVLGGLGVGIGVAVGGLIAADVAGTEGVAGLAQTFGVLGAAVAAVPLAALTRLRGRRAGLVSGMLLGALGAAVVVAASSIGSLPLLLAGLLLFGSATAAGLQARYGATDLARPGHTARALSIVVWATTVGSVLGPNLADPAGKVGASLGLPPLTGPFLVTLVAFTCAAAVLFLLLRPDPLRLAGLRQADTTTGTRKAGAGFKASLRAIAGRPKALVGLLAIASSHVAMVSVMVMTPVHMHHVDVSLSVIGMVISVHILGMYGLSPLTGYLADRFGRVPVIVAGAVVMATAAVVSGVARADDAVLLGIGLFLLGLGWSFGLVAGSALLSESVPAETRTGAQGASDLVMNGAAAVGGSLAGVVVAVASYGWLTAAAATLMIVMAVYSPMRAARSGQG
- a CDS encoding PPOX class F420-dependent oxidoreductase, with amino-acid sequence MTQREAGPGRSVVAVTTVLGMLMVTAGVWAMVAPGSFADLAGFAGQGHFVADAGAFQLGLGAGLLLAPGWADSLATVLAGFLVATTAHTVNHIVDLDEGGAAWQAWLLGGACVAAAAALYLRVRESGYVLGRVSSAATGELARLARQKTVLLTTYRRDGTPGRTPVSIAVEGERAYLRSFEKALKTRRLAREPEAEIAPSDGLGRNITGPAVSGRMRRLDGERARHAARMLRRKYPVLHGLLVPAAHRALRGRTGRTVHFEFTPH
- a CDS encoding universal stress protein, which produces MTVEGSATGAVVVGVDGSESATHAVRWAAELAAQRRLPLRITYGYGLIGRYYGGDFTIPANIIESVGDDAKRIVAEAAEQAKDVAPELSVDLQVIDQPPIPLLTELSKDAAMVVLGSSGLGGFTGMLAGSTAVGLAMHARSPVVVVRPREGEAAPPTEGPVVVGVDGSPLSERAIAYAFEEAAMRGAPLVAVHAWLDVEYESAFNRARAYFEGGPVEQDEERLLAERLAGWQEKYPDVPVERVVVRDKPRHQLLDRSATARLVVVGSRGRGGFAGLLLGSTSQALVHHAQCPVMIVRPSGEER
- a CDS encoding NAD(P)-dependent alcohol dehydrogenase, coding for MRALRLLEWKSDPVLTEVPEPHAGRGEVVVRVGGAGVCHSDLHLAHDFEPGQLPWGPPFTLGHENAGWVHEVGQGVTGLSVGQPVAVYGPWGCGACLRCLVGIETYCENPAAAPVPGGGGGLGLDGGMAELLLVPAARHVLPLPEGLDPVTAAPLTDAGLTPYHAVRRSWPKLTPDATAMVIGIGGLGHMAVQILRATTAARIVAVDTRAESLTMARQLGADLALAPDEDAAPAIREFTKGRGVDVVIDCVGNDATLALGAAVGRSMGDLTIVGLGGGTLPVSFFSPPYEMSVQSVYWGSRPELIEVLELGARGLLNTQLTRFSLDEAPAAYRKLAQGELEGRAVVTPSPG
- a CDS encoding Rv1733c family protein, with amino-acid sequence MKPHPATPRSDAVLLRLWRRLHLGSNPLARRSDRLERLVLVMALAVPLLATPFVAALGSETYTREVRVAQAQQSSREQTTAVLLAKPPSVRATAHPASAQQPVPVRARWSSPDGGSRTGTVLADPAKEKGSRVSVWIDDSGAVVPPPKTTTAAGWNAAALATTVWLLVAVTSALFFLSVRRTLDRSRYQRWQREWEQLQRERHQS